Proteins encoded by one window of Halomonas chromatireducens:
- the rsgA gene encoding small ribosomal subunit biogenesis GTPase RsgA encodes MSKRKLSRQQRWRIEKVQAERARRSEQRDAQDSRKLAAGEYGPEQPGRVIAHFGRTLDVRGDDGGGPVRCHLRANLEGLVTGDRVVWRAAQDSSGNVVDGVVVARSERQNVLERPDARGQLKPVAANIDQILIVFAVEPAPHPNLIDRYLVAAEATGIAPVLVLNKIDLLPEDGGELTALLHRYETLGYAVVTSTTAREDGLEALHACLAERTSVFVGQSGVGKSSLIDRLLPEEELRIGALSKDSRKGTHTTTTARLYDLPTAEKAELIDSPGIREFGLVHLDEQQVAEGFIEFRDLLGRCRFRDCRHRQEPGCALLEAVERGEVHPERFASYRRIVESLNGPERLGWLK; translated from the coding sequence ATGAGCAAACGCAAGTTGAGCCGCCAGCAACGCTGGCGTATCGAGAAGGTCCAGGCCGAACGCGCTCGCCGCTCCGAACAGCGCGATGCCCAGGATTCCCGGAAGCTCGCTGCCGGCGAATACGGCCCCGAGCAGCCCGGCCGCGTCATCGCCCATTTCGGGCGCACTCTGGACGTTCGCGGCGATGATGGCGGCGGCCCGGTACGCTGCCATCTGCGCGCCAACCTTGAAGGCCTGGTCACCGGCGACAGGGTCGTCTGGCGCGCCGCCCAGGACAGCAGCGGCAATGTCGTGGACGGCGTCGTGGTAGCCCGCTCCGAGCGACAGAACGTGCTGGAGCGGCCCGATGCCCGAGGTCAGCTCAAGCCCGTGGCCGCCAACATCGACCAGATCCTTATCGTCTTTGCCGTGGAGCCCGCACCCCACCCCAACCTGATCGACCGCTACCTGGTGGCCGCCGAGGCAACCGGTATCGCGCCGGTACTGGTGCTCAACAAGATCGACCTCCTGCCGGAGGATGGTGGCGAACTGACGGCACTGCTCCACCGCTACGAGACCCTGGGCTATGCCGTGGTGACATCTACCACGGCCCGGGAAGATGGCCTGGAGGCGCTGCATGCCTGCCTCGCCGAACGGACCTCGGTCTTCGTCGGACAGAGCGGCGTGGGCAAGTCGTCGCTCATCGACCGTCTGCTGCCGGAAGAGGAACTCCGCATCGGGGCGCTGTCGAAGGATTCACGCAAGGGCACCCACACCACCACCACAGCACGTCTCTATGATCTGCCCACCGCCGAAAAGGCCGAGCTGATCGACTCTCCCGGCATTCGTGAATTCGGGCTGGTCCACCTGGACGAACAGCAGGTCGCCGAAGGCTTCATCGAGTTTCGCGACCTGCTGGGGCGCTGTCGCTTTCGCGACTGTCGCCACCGACAGGAGCCGGGGTGCGCCCTGCTCGAAGCCGTGGAGCGCGGCGAAGTACACCCGGAACGCTTTGCCAGTTATCGCCGCATCGTCGAGAGCCTCAACGGACCTGAGCGTTTAGGATGGCTAAAGTGA
- the mutL gene encoding DNA mismatch repair endonuclease MutL, with translation MTTTDEMADETLEVRRIRVLDPRLANQIAAGEVVERPASVVKELVENAIDAGSRRIEVELEAGGTRLIRVRDDGCGIGEEDLPLALSRHATSKIASLDDLEGVASLGFRGEALASISSVSRLELVANVDDDPRSGWRVVAEGRQMEPRVTPAPHPRGTSLTVRDLFFNTPARRKFLRTEKTEYGHVEEAFRRLALSRFDIAWVLRHNQKTVHQLPASPDAAARERRISALLGKGFLDNALHLDLEAGNLRLWGWVGLPTHSRAQADQQYFFVNGRVVRDRLVAHAIRQAYRDVLFHGRHPVFVLYLEVDPTVVDVNVHPTKHEVRFRDGRMVHDFLFSSLHRALAEARPGEQGDRAADVAEGMSASDEASPAGHEVRESGGRWQQQPLALHAQTGGDGDRVTPDRVRAFMNGYRALHPEHEESLLTPQPAAPDAGGGAALAERQPAVAGTETLPARPSLPEEDATRAPPLGYAIAQLHGVYILSETERGLMIVDMHAAHERIVYERMKHQVHGEAGDDGGLQAQPLLVPVSLAASAAEVSTAEAERDAFSRLGVELDVAGPETLLVRQVPALLMDADVEPLIRDMLSDLERYGRSDRLEAHVNELLATMACHGSVRANRRLTIAEMNALLRDMERTERSGQCNHGRPTWTEMSMKDLDRLFMRGQ, from the coding sequence ATGACAACCACCGACGAAATGGCTGACGAAACGCTCGAGGTGCGTCGCATACGGGTGCTCGACCCGCGGCTGGCCAACCAGATCGCCGCTGGCGAGGTGGTCGAGCGTCCCGCATCGGTGGTCAAGGAGCTGGTCGAGAATGCCATTGACGCCGGCAGTCGGCGGATCGAGGTGGAACTCGAGGCGGGCGGCACCCGGCTGATTCGGGTACGCGACGATGGCTGCGGTATCGGCGAGGAGGACCTGCCTCTGGCCCTGTCGCGTCATGCTACCAGCAAGATCGCCTCACTGGATGATCTCGAGGGTGTGGCCAGCCTGGGCTTTCGTGGCGAGGCGCTGGCCTCGATCAGCTCGGTGTCGCGCCTTGAGCTGGTGGCCAACGTCGACGACGACCCCCGCAGCGGCTGGCGTGTGGTCGCCGAGGGCCGCCAGATGGAGCCGCGGGTCACGCCGGCACCGCACCCCCGCGGGACCTCCCTGACGGTTCGCGACCTCTTCTTCAATACGCCGGCGCGACGCAAGTTCCTGCGTACCGAGAAGACCGAGTACGGCCACGTGGAGGAGGCATTTCGTCGCCTGGCGCTGTCGCGTTTCGATATTGCCTGGGTTCTTCGGCACAACCAGAAGACCGTGCATCAGCTGCCTGCCAGCCCGGATGCGGCGGCTCGCGAGCGGCGTATCAGTGCATTGCTCGGCAAGGGCTTTCTCGATAATGCCCTGCATCTGGATCTCGAAGCCGGCAACCTCAGGCTATGGGGATGGGTCGGCTTGCCTACCCACTCCCGGGCCCAGGCCGATCAGCAGTATTTCTTCGTCAACGGCCGTGTGGTGCGCGACCGCCTGGTGGCCCACGCCATACGCCAGGCCTATCGGGATGTGCTGTTTCATGGCCGCCATCCGGTGTTTGTGCTCTACCTCGAGGTCGACCCCACGGTGGTGGACGTCAATGTCCATCCCACCAAGCATGAGGTGCGTTTCCGCGACGGCCGCATGGTGCATGATTTTCTCTTCTCGAGCCTGCATCGGGCCCTGGCCGAGGCGCGCCCCGGCGAGCAGGGTGATCGAGCCGCCGACGTGGCCGAGGGCATGTCGGCGAGCGACGAGGCGAGCCCGGCCGGGCACGAGGTCCGCGAAAGCGGCGGGCGCTGGCAACAGCAGCCCCTGGCGCTGCACGCTCAGACCGGCGGCGACGGCGATAGGGTGACGCCGGATCGCGTGCGGGCCTTCATGAATGGCTATCGGGCGCTGCATCCGGAACATGAGGAGAGCCTGCTCACCCCCCAGCCGGCGGCGCCAGACGCCGGTGGTGGCGCGGCCCTTGCCGAGCGCCAGCCCGCGGTTGCGGGCACCGAGACCCTGCCGGCGCGGCCATCGCTACCCGAGGAGGATGCTACCCGCGCGCCGCCGCTGGGCTACGCCATTGCCCAGCTGCATGGTGTCTATATCCTCTCCGAGACCGAGCGCGGCCTGATGATCGTGGACATGCATGCCGCCCATGAGCGCATCGTCTACGAGCGCATGAAGCATCAGGTGCATGGTGAGGCCGGGGATGATGGTGGACTGCAGGCCCAGCCGCTGCTGGTGCCGGTGTCGCTGGCGGCCAGCGCCGCGGAAGTCTCCACCGCGGAGGCCGAGCGCGACGCCTTCTCCCGCCTGGGCGTGGAGCTCGATGTGGCCGGCCCCGAGACCTTGCTGGTACGCCAGGTACCGGCGCTGCTGATGGATGCCGATGTCGAGCCGTTGATTCGCGACATGCTGAGCGACCTGGAGCGCTACGGCCGGTCCGATCGCCTGGAGGCACACGTCAACGAGCTGCTGGCCACCATGGCCTGCCATGGCAGCGTGCGAGCCAACCGGCGGCTGACGATCGCGGAAATGAACGCTCTGCTGCGTGACATGGAGCGTACCGAGCGCAGCGGCCAGTGCAATCACGGCCGTCCCACCTGGACCGAGATGAGCATGAAGGACCTCGACCGGCTCTTTATGAGAGGACAGTAG
- the miaA gene encoding tRNA (adenosine(37)-N6)-dimethylallyltransferase MiaA: MPDTRPPAILLMGPTAAGKTDLAMALHERLECDLVSMDSAMVYRGMDIGSAKPSPQELARAPHRLIDIRDPAEPYSAADFRDDALREMRQITAAGRVPLLVGGTMMYAKRLLEGVANLPPADPAIRAELLREVERDGLAALHEALSRIDPESASRIHPNDPQRLMRALEVYRATNKTLTDLWREQRPETFPWKVLSIGVTPFERHILHERIAQRFDGMLEDGLVEEVATLRARDDLHADLPSMKSVGYRQVWDYLDGKLDGEGDIELLRQRTVIATRQLAKRQLTWLRGWPGLHWVDTQGNDALSEILKFVREFGS; the protein is encoded by the coding sequence CTGCCAGATACCCGCCCCCCCGCCATCCTTCTGATGGGTCCCACCGCCGCCGGCAAGACCGACCTGGCCATGGCGCTGCATGAGCGCCTCGAGTGTGACCTGGTCAGCATGGATTCGGCCATGGTCTACCGCGGCATGGATATCGGCAGCGCCAAGCCCTCGCCCCAGGAGCTAGCCCGGGCGCCACACCGATTGATCGACATTCGCGATCCGGCCGAGCCCTATTCGGCGGCGGATTTTCGCGATGACGCACTTCGCGAGATGCGACAAATTACCGCAGCGGGCCGGGTGCCGCTGCTGGTGGGCGGCACCATGATGTACGCCAAGCGCCTGCTCGAAGGCGTGGCCAACCTCCCGCCGGCCGACCCGGCAATACGCGCCGAGCTATTGCGTGAGGTCGAGCGGGATGGGCTCGCCGCCCTGCATGAAGCGCTGTCGCGCATCGATCCGGAATCTGCCAGCCGCATACACCCCAATGATCCGCAGCGTCTCATGCGTGCCCTGGAGGTTTACCGGGCCACGAATAAGACCCTCACTGATCTTTGGCGGGAGCAACGTCCTGAAACCTTCCCCTGGAAGGTGTTGTCGATAGGAGTCACGCCATTCGAACGTCATATCCTGCACGAGCGTATTGCCCAACGCTTCGATGGCATGCTGGAGGACGGCTTGGTCGAGGAAGTGGCAACGCTGCGTGCCCGTGACGACCTGCATGCCGACCTGCCCTCCATGAAGAGCGTGGGCTATCGTCAGGTATGGGACTATCTCGATGGTAAGCTCGATGGCGAGGGTGATATCGAGCTGCTGCGCCAGCGCACCGTTATTGCGACGCGGCAACTGGCAAAGCGCCAATTGACCTGGCTGCGAGGTTGGCCGGGTCTACACTGGGTCGATACCCAAGGTAACGACGCGTTGAGTGAAATCCTGAAATTCGTGCGCGAATTCGGCTCTTAG
- the tsaE gene encoding tRNA (adenosine(37)-N6)-threonylcarbamoyltransferase complex ATPase subunit type 1 TsaE, with protein MRVRLDNEDCQVALGRRLGRALGGHGRVYLEGELGAGKTTLTRGVLRAHGHEGAVKSPTYTLVEPYEIGGKRLYHFDLYRLGDPEELEFIGGRDLFADDALCIVEWPSRGAGWLPEPDLCITLSLSDPGRTASLEAFSDLGRSVLMTLSQEMGEDDEIIEQEREKQ; from the coding sequence ATGCGCGTGCGACTCGATAACGAAGACTGCCAGGTCGCCTTAGGCAGGCGCCTGGGGCGTGCTCTGGGCGGCCACGGTCGTGTCTATCTGGAGGGTGAGCTGGGGGCGGGCAAGACCACGCTCACCCGCGGTGTCCTGCGCGCCCATGGGCACGAAGGGGCCGTGAAGAGCCCGACCTACACCCTGGTGGAGCCTTACGAAATCGGTGGCAAGCGTCTCTACCATTTCGATCTCTATCGGCTGGGGGACCCGGAGGAGCTGGAGTTCATCGGTGGCCGCGACTTGTTCGCCGACGACGCCCTGTGCATTGTCGAGTGGCCAAGCCGGGGAGCGGGGTGGTTGCCGGAGCCGGACTTGTGTATCACCCTGAGCCTGAGCGACCCGGGCCGTACCGCCAGCCTGGAAGCCTTCTCCGACCTGGGGCGCTCCGTCCTGATGACGTTGTCGCAGGAGATGGGCGAGGACGATGAAATTATCGAGCAGGAACGCGAAAAACAGTGA
- a CDS encoding NAD(P)H-hydrate dehydratase: MSASHSDMTRSATLRPLYRAAQVQELDRRTIAAGIEGFALMQRAATAAWQSLKSRWPGVRRITVLCGGGNNGGDGHVLAALAGVAGLDVQRIVLKAPESLKGDAARAAEMATAAGVGIVPWQPGLDFTGEVVVDALLGTGLGGEVRGDFLDAIEAINACGLPVLAIDIPSGLAADTGAVLGVSVRATRTVTFIGDKIGLHTGRAPDLAGEVHFRALGVDAGAHRDLGPAAWLLNGDLLPALLPPRARDAHKGAMGHVLVVGGAPGFGGAALLASEAAARLGAGKISLVTAPEHVTASLTYCPEVMVHGLRGAADLGELPARADIVVVGPGLGQGAWGQGMLQSSLMSGLPLVVDADGLNLLAGRWAEERRDDWILTPHPGEAARLLGISADEVEADRPAAAAELQRRRGGVIILKGAGTLVAGPMGVAVCPYGNPGMASGGMGDVLSGILGALLAQGVPLESAARLGVVVHAMAADLAAREGGERGLLAADLASYARRLINPEANFGIYPQAGSDDARATR; the protein is encoded by the coding sequence ATGTCCGCGAGCCATAGCGACATGACACGCTCGGCCACGCTGAGGCCGCTGTACCGGGCCGCCCAGGTCCAGGAACTCGACCGTCGCACCATTGCGGCGGGCATCGAGGGTTTCGCGCTGATGCAGCGGGCGGCGACGGCAGCCTGGCAGAGCCTCAAGTCCCGCTGGCCGGGAGTGAGACGAATCACGGTGCTGTGTGGCGGCGGCAACAACGGCGGCGACGGCCACGTGCTTGCGGCCCTTGCCGGTGTGGCGGGGCTCGACGTCCAGCGCATCGTCCTCAAGGCGCCCGAGAGCCTGAAGGGCGACGCGGCACGGGCTGCCGAAATGGCCACGGCTGCAGGGGTCGGCATAGTGCCATGGCAGCCGGGCCTGGACTTCACCGGCGAGGTGGTGGTCGATGCCTTGCTGGGGACCGGCCTTGGCGGTGAGGTGCGCGGTGACTTCCTCGATGCCATCGAGGCCATCAACGCCTGCGGCCTGCCGGTGCTGGCCATCGATATCCCGTCAGGCCTGGCGGCGGATACCGGGGCCGTGCTTGGGGTGTCGGTGCGGGCCACTCGCACGGTCACCTTTATCGGCGACAAGATCGGCCTGCATACCGGGCGTGCTCCCGATCTGGCTGGCGAAGTGCATTTTCGGGCGCTGGGCGTTGATGCCGGGGCCCACCGGGATCTAGGGCCGGCAGCCTGGCTGCTTAACGGCGACTTGCTTCCGGCCCTGTTGCCGCCACGGGCGCGAGATGCCCATAAGGGGGCCATGGGTCATGTGCTGGTGGTGGGAGGCGCACCCGGCTTCGGCGGTGCGGCACTGCTGGCCAGCGAGGCCGCCGCCCGGCTGGGCGCCGGGAAGATCAGCTTGGTCACGGCGCCTGAGCATGTCACGGCTTCTCTGACATACTGCCCGGAGGTCATGGTCCATGGACTGCGCGGGGCGGCCGACCTCGGTGAGCTTCCTGCCCGTGCCGATATCGTGGTGGTGGGGCCGGGGCTTGGGCAGGGCGCCTGGGGACAGGGCATGCTCCAGTCATCGCTGATGTCAGGATTGCCTCTGGTGGTGGATGCCGACGGCCTCAATCTGCTTGCCGGCCGCTGGGCCGAAGAGCGGCGAGACGACTGGATACTGACACCGCATCCCGGCGAGGCCGCTCGCCTGCTGGGCATCAGTGCCGACGAGGTGGAGGCGGACCGACCGGCGGCAGCGGCCGAATTGCAGCGTCGGCGCGGCGGGGTGATCATACTCAAGGGTGCCGGCACTCTGGTAGCAGGGCCGATGGGGGTGGCAGTCTGCCCCTATGGCAACCCTGGCATGGCTTCAGGGGGAATGGGGGACGTTCTCTCGGGGATCCTGGGCGCGTTGCTGGCCCAGGGAGTGCCGCTGGAGAGTGCCGCAAGGCTGGGCGTGGTCGTGCATGCCATGGCTGCCGATCTGGCGGCTAGAGAAGGCGGAGAGCGTGGTCTGCTTGCTGCCGATCTGGCATCCTATGCCCGACGTCTGATCAATCCAGAGGCCAATTTTGGTATCTATCCCCAGGCAGGTAGCGATGATGCGCGTGCGACTCGATAA
- a CDS encoding N-acetylmuramoyl-L-alanine amidase: protein MKTRSLPSLFRSREPIATVLLRHCALFAVLFSLLLLAPLAQSAQVDNVRLWAAPDHARLVFDLSGHAEADIFLLDDPRRLVIDLDDSGLNTELSSLNLDGSAITAVRSGVRDGNGLRVVLELSRAVEPRHFTLPPNDQYGHRLVVDMEYPGESAVENPIDPIEAMIREQEIAANRHRSGSAEADAPRIDPEVVAQQPAAPHPRRDIIIAIDPGHGGEDPGAIGPGGTREKDVVMEISRRLQRLVDGAEGFRAVMIRDGDYYIGLRQRTRIAREQKADFFVSIHADAFNSPRPSGSSVYALSQRGATSETAQWLAASENQADLIGGVDGNLSLNDKDEVLRGVLLDLTMTATLNDSLAIGGQVLDQLGRVNRLHRSRVEQAGFMVLKSPDIPSLLIETGFISNPDEERRLRDAGHQQKLAESIFAGLAEHFRRNPPPASLLAWQRDNQRTPSGNEYRIQPGDTLSQIAARHGVPVGQLKQANELNGDVIRVGQVLRIPRS from the coding sequence ATGAAGACCCGATCCCTGCCTTCCTTATTTCGCTCGAGAGAGCCAATTGCCACAGTGCTATTACGGCACTGCGCGCTATTTGCCGTGCTGTTTTCGCTGCTGCTGCTCGCCCCGCTGGCGCAGTCGGCACAGGTCGACAATGTGCGACTCTGGGCCGCTCCCGATCATGCCCGCCTGGTCTTCGACCTGTCTGGCCATGCCGAGGCCGATATCTTCCTGCTCGACGACCCTCGGCGGCTGGTGATCGACCTCGATGACAGCGGCCTCAACACCGAGCTTTCCTCATTGAACCTGGACGGCAGTGCCATTACTGCCGTACGCAGCGGGGTGCGGGACGGCAACGGCCTTCGGGTGGTGCTGGAGCTCTCCCGGGCGGTCGAGCCGCGTCACTTCACGCTGCCGCCCAATGACCAGTATGGCCATCGCCTGGTGGTGGACATGGAATACCCGGGCGAAAGCGCCGTGGAAAATCCGATCGATCCCATCGAGGCGATGATCCGAGAGCAGGAAATCGCCGCCAACCGGCACAGAAGCGGCTCCGCCGAGGCAGATGCGCCGCGCATAGATCCCGAAGTGGTGGCGCAACAGCCGGCGGCACCGCACCCACGCCGGGATATCATCATCGCCATTGACCCCGGGCACGGAGGGGAAGACCCGGGTGCCATCGGGCCTGGCGGCACCCGCGAGAAGGATGTGGTCATGGAGATCAGCCGTCGTCTGCAGCGACTGGTGGATGGTGCAGAGGGCTTCCGTGCCGTGATGATCCGTGATGGAGACTATTATATTGGCCTGCGCCAGCGCACCCGTATCGCGCGCGAGCAGAAGGCCGACTTCTTCGTCTCCATTCATGCCGATGCGTTCAACAGCCCCCGGCCGAGCGGCAGCTCGGTGTATGCCCTCTCCCAGCGGGGTGCCACTTCTGAAACCGCCCAGTGGCTGGCGGCAAGCGAGAACCAGGCCGACCTGATCGGTGGCGTGGATGGCAACCTGTCGTTGAACGACAAGGACGAGGTGCTGCGGGGCGTGCTGCTCGATCTCACCATGACCGCGACGCTCAACGATTCGCTGGCCATCGGTGGCCAGGTGCTGGATCAGTTGGGGCGGGTCAACCGGTTGCACCGTTCGCGGGTGGAGCAGGCGGGCTTCATGGTGCTGAAGTCTCCGGATATCCCTTCCCTGCTGATCGAGACGGGGTTCATTTCCAACCCCGACGAGGAGCGACGCCTGCGCGATGCGGGGCACCAGCAGAAGTTGGCCGAGTCGATCTTCGCGGGCCTGGCCGAACACTTTCGACGTAACCCGCCGCCCGCCAGCTTGCTTGCCTGGCAGCGGGACAACCAGCGTACTCCCTCAGGTAACGAGTATCGCATTCAGCCGGGGGATACCCTGTCCCAGATTGCGGCACGCCATGGCGTACCGGTAGGGCAGCTGAAACAGGCCAACGAGCTCAACGGAGACGTGATTCGTGTTGGACAGGTGTTGAGGATCCCGCGCTCATGA
- the orn gene encoding oligoribonuclease, which translates to MNDSTEPRQDLLVWIDLEMTGLDPERERIIEVATLITDGDLNLIAEGPVLAVHQSEALLAAMDDWNQKTHGESGLVARVNESTIDTAEAQRQTLDFLKAHVAPGSSPMCGNSVHQDRRFLEREMPELLDFFHYRNLDVSTLKELAKRWNPRALAGFQKRNTHQALDDIRESVAELAHYRNTFLRLAGSESERDAEES; encoded by the coding sequence ATGAATGATTCCACTGAACCGCGCCAGGATCTGCTGGTGTGGATCGATCTCGAAATGACCGGGCTTGATCCGGAGCGCGAGCGCATCATCGAGGTGGCCACTCTGATCACCGATGGTGACTTGAACCTGATCGCCGAAGGCCCTGTGCTTGCCGTCCATCAGTCCGAGGCCCTGCTGGCAGCGATGGACGACTGGAATCAGAAGACCCACGGCGAGTCTGGGCTGGTGGCAAGAGTGAACGAAAGCACGATTGATACCGCCGAGGCCCAGCGACAGACCCTGGATTTTCTCAAGGCCCATGTTGCCCCGGGTTCGTCGCCGATGTGCGGTAACAGCGTGCATCAGGACCGGCGCTTCCTGGAGCGGGAGATGCCGGAGCTGCTGGACTTCTTCCACTACCGCAACCTGGATGTCTCGACGCTCAAGGAGCTTGCCAAGCGCTGGAACCCTAGAGCCCTGGCTGGCTTTCAGAAGCGCAATACGCATCAGGCGCTGGATGATATTCGTGAGTCGGTGGCCGAGCTGGCGCACTATCGCAATACGTTTCTACGGCTGGCGGGAAGTGAAAGTGAAAGGGATGCGGAGGAGTCATAA
- the hfq gene encoding RNA chaperone Hfq, with protein sequence MSKGQSLQDPYLNILRKERIPVSIFLVNGIKLQGQIESFDQFVILLRNTVSQMVYKHAISTVVPSRNVRLPPQDPAAQPESNV encoded by the coding sequence ATGTCCAAAGGGCAATCCCTTCAAGACCCGTACCTGAATATCCTGCGCAAGGAGCGCATTCCGGTGTCGATTTTCCTGGTCAACGGCATCAAGCTGCAGGGACAGATCGAGTCATTCGATCAGTTCGTCATACTGCTGCGCAATACCGTCAGCCAGATGGTCTACAAACATGCCATTTCCACGGTGGTGCCATCGCGTAATGTACGCCTGCCGCCGCAGGACCCTGCGGCTCAGCCGGAAAGCAACGTGTGA
- the queG gene encoding tRNA epoxyqueuosine(34) reductase QueG: MTLPATLDDSALAALADTIKTWGRELGFQQVGITDVDLADDERYLQRWLDAGHHGEMGFMAKHGTKRTRPEELIPGTIRVVSVRLDYLPADVESAKVLGQPDTAYVSRYAVGRDYHKLMRKRLATLAKWIEEKAGPYGYRAFVDSAPVMERALARKAGLGWVGKNAMLLNPRAGSLFFLGELYVDLPLPVDPPFESEHCGSCSACRTACPTGAIVEDRVVDARACISYLTIELFGAIPERYREAMGNRVFGCDDCQLVCPFTRFTHATQEADFAPRHDLDRASLVSLFAWGEEEFLEKTAGSPIRRIGYERWLRNLAVGLGNAPWSETVEAALRARLAYPSDLVREHVRWALMRQIEKRRQLISRQI, encoded by the coding sequence ATGACGCTTCCGGCTACCCTGGACGACAGCGCCCTCGCCGCCCTGGCCGACACCATCAAGACCTGGGGCCGGGAACTGGGCTTTCAGCAGGTAGGCATCACGGATGTCGACCTGGCTGACGACGAGCGCTACCTGCAGCGCTGGCTGGATGCCGGCCATCATGGCGAAATGGGCTTCATGGCCAAGCATGGCACCAAGCGCACTCGCCCGGAGGAGCTCATCCCAGGCACCATTCGTGTCGTCAGCGTCCGGCTCGACTACCTGCCCGCTGACGTGGAGAGCGCCAAGGTGCTGGGCCAGCCGGATACCGCCTACGTTTCGCGCTATGCCGTGGGCCGCGACTATCACAAGCTGATGCGCAAGCGCCTGGCCACTCTGGCAAAATGGATCGAGGAGAAGGCGGGACCCTATGGCTACCGCGCCTTCGTCGATTCGGCCCCGGTGATGGAACGAGCCCTGGCGCGCAAGGCGGGCCTCGGCTGGGTGGGCAAGAATGCCATGCTGCTCAACCCCAGGGCTGGCTCGCTGTTCTTTCTCGGCGAGCTTTACGTCGACCTGCCGCTGCCGGTGGATCCCCCCTTCGAGAGCGAACACTGCGGCAGCTGTAGTGCCTGCCGTACCGCCTGCCCCACCGGAGCCATCGTCGAAGACCGTGTGGTAGACGCCAGGGCCTGCATCTCCTATCTCACCATCGAGCTTTTCGGCGCCATCCCCGAGCGCTACCGCGAGGCCATGGGCAACCGGGTGTTTGGCTGCGATGACTGCCAACTGGTCTGCCCCTTCACCCGCTTCACCCACGCGACCCAGGAGGCGGACTTCGCCCCACGCCACGACCTGGACAGGGCCAGCCTGGTATCGCTGTTCGCCTGGGGGGAGGAGGAGTTCCTGGAGAAGACCGCCGGCAGTCCGATCCGGCGCATCGGCTACGAGCGCTGGTTGCGCAACCTGGCGGTGGGCCTGGGTAACGCACCCTGGAGCGAAACGGTGGAGGCTGCCCTGCGCGCCCGTCTCGCCTACCCTTCCGACCTGGTCCGCGAGCATGTGCGCTGGGCGCTGATGCGCCAGATAGAGAAGCGCCGGCAGTTAATTTCAAGACAGATCTAG